A part of Augochlora pura isolate Apur16 chromosome 1, APUR_v2.2.1, whole genome shotgun sequence genomic DNA contains:
- the LOC144470705 gene encoding uncharacterized protein LOC144470705: MRKKNPTRHKIRQTRDRCDTNHSYIISKKAEAILSSVVADILEETVVDARNLAVIAGKSSVTSEEMERSLRNLCLRLSTVSAYNNHISAWGGTEEQNDHRDGDGSSSKVSRTENDSH, encoded by the exons ATGCGAAAGAAGAATCCGACTCGGCACAAGATCAGACAGACGCGTGACAGATGCGATACAA ATCATTCGTACATCATATCAAAAAAGGCGGAGGCGATTCTGTCGTCAGTGGTGGCGGACATCCTCGAGGAAACTGTGGTCGACGCAAGAAATTTGGCGGTGATCGCTGGCAAGAGTAGCGTGACCTCCGAAGAGATGGAACGGTCGCTGCGGAATCTCTGTCTGCGTTTGAGCACTGTGTCGGCCTACAACAATCACATCAGCGCCTGGGGCGGCACCGAGGAGCAGAATGATCACCGTGACGGCGACGGGTCCTCGTCTAAGGTTAGTCGAACGGAGAATGACAGTCACTAA